The following proteins are co-located in the Apium graveolens cultivar Ventura chromosome 5, ASM990537v1, whole genome shotgun sequence genome:
- the LOC141660981 gene encoding uncharacterized protein LOC141660981: MSNLTKLEFNALHVTGKNYLTWIFDAEIHLSVMSLGDTIKEENKASEQDKAKAMIFLRHHLDEGLKTEYLTIKDPLTLWKDLKERYDHQKMITSQLCGENIIDKDMLEKTYSTFRANNMVLQQQYPRLTGSTPFPEVNAVTNNEYKDNKTVGRVRGCGRARGHDFVHGRGRNQQNPPNFKRKPYYQKRIINEKKSEGSTMAKRGESTCSRCGMKGHWRSTCRTSKHFADLYQASLKNVKTNFTEHNDPLGIAHLEAHLGSDDLVDPSAFNHMEVGDLFEDVNMIMPKFGGDEPKNN, translated from the exons ATGTCGAATCTTACAAAGCTTGAATTCAACGCACTTCATGTCACTGGAAAAAATTACTTGACATGGATTTTTGATGCTGAAATCCATCTTAGTGTAATGAGCCTCGGTGACACTATAAAAGAAGAAAATAAAGCCTCCGAACAAGATAAGGCAAAAGCCATGATATTTCTTCGCCACCACCTTGATGAAGGATTGAAAACTGAATATTTGACTATTAAAGATCCATTAACACTTTGGAAGGATCTCAAAGAAAGATATGACCACCAAAAAATG ATTACATCTCAATTATGTGGCGAGAATATCATTGATAAAGATATGTTGGAAAAAACATATTCCACTTTTCGTGCAAATAATATGGTCTTGCAACAACAATATC CACGTCTAACTGGTTCAACACCATTCCCTGAAGTGAATGCGGTGACTAATAATGAATATAAAGATAATAAAACAGTTGGACGTGTACGTGGGTGTGGACGTGCCCGTGGTCATGATTTTGTGCATGGTAGAGGCCGTAATCAACAAAATCCCCCCAACTTTAAAAGAAAGCCTTACTACCAGAAACGGATAATAAATGAGAAAAAATCTGAGGGAAGTACGATGGCTAAAAGGGGTGAAAGTACTTGTAGTCGATGTGGAATGAAAGGTCACTGGAGAAGTACATGTCGTACCTCCAAGCACTTTGCTGACCTATATCAAGCATCTTTAAAGAATGTTAAAACTAATTTCACCGAACATAATGATCCTTTGGGGATTGCCCATCTTGAAGCACATCTTGGAAGTGATGATCTAGTTGATCCTTCGGCCTTTAATCACATGGAAGTTGGTGATTTATTTGAAGATGTTAATATGATTATGCCTAAATTTGGTGGTGATGAGCCTAAGAATAACTAA